The following coding sequences lie in one Changpingibacter yushuensis genomic window:
- a CDS encoding SLC13 family permease: MEPTETASALIALGVLVAVFVLGSRSKLQMGIAAIVAATLVGQLLFGESIQTIQEGFPLGIFFTLLGVTYLFALATNNGTVNWFVSLGLRLVGGQARVFPLVMFVVTALLTAVGAATPAAAAILMPIALSFARRNKVNPLPMAQAIIQGATVGSFSPIGVYGVIVNSVVARSGDELARLYHPTVTWVVVMVFGLAIVLITWGMYRSSGPSEEEAELAGGLQKTRDVRRPSAATHDSPESSLTVRLNTERAVTVAGILAMVVAVVGWKVDVGLSALTIGAILTLVYPNSAKGSLTQIAWPTILLVGGIVTYVSMLERHGIIEWVGGMAAGLGTPKIAAVIILFVGAVVSAFASTTGILGALIPLSVPFLVTATGEPALVNATMLIAALCVSSSAVDVSPFSTNGALAIANSGHQSEYIYKKLFMWCWILIVTVPLLTWVTMILPPWGG; this comes from the coding sequence GTGGAGCCAACTGAAACAGCGTCCGCATTGATCGCACTCGGCGTCCTAGTCGCAGTGTTCGTCCTGGGATCCCGCAGCAAGCTACAAATGGGTATTGCGGCAATCGTCGCCGCTACTTTGGTGGGGCAGCTGTTGTTCGGCGAATCGATCCAAACCATTCAAGAAGGCTTCCCACTCGGGATCTTCTTCACTCTGCTCGGCGTTACATATTTGTTTGCGCTCGCCACCAACAACGGCACGGTCAACTGGTTCGTCTCCCTCGGTTTGCGCCTTGTGGGTGGGCAGGCCAGGGTGTTCCCCTTGGTGATGTTCGTTGTCACTGCGCTTCTCACCGCAGTGGGGGCTGCCACCCCTGCCGCCGCAGCGATCCTCATGCCCATCGCACTGAGCTTTGCCCGGCGCAACAAAGTCAATCCCCTACCCATGGCGCAAGCGATTATTCAGGGCGCCACCGTCGGATCGTTCTCACCAATCGGCGTGTACGGCGTGATCGTCAACTCGGTGGTCGCGCGTTCCGGAGATGAGCTCGCACGGCTCTACCACCCCACCGTCACGTGGGTGGTGGTCATGGTCTTCGGCCTCGCGATCGTGCTGATCACATGGGGTATGTACCGCAGCTCGGGACCATCGGAGGAAGAAGCCGAACTGGCTGGAGGTCTGCAGAAAACCCGTGACGTGCGCCGACCCTCGGCCGCAACCCATGACTCCCCCGAATCTTCGCTAACAGTTCGATTGAACACGGAACGCGCAGTCACTGTGGCCGGTATCCTCGCGATGGTGGTCGCAGTAGTCGGTTGGAAGGTCGACGTCGGATTGTCCGCCCTCACTATCGGCGCAATTCTCACGTTGGTTTACCCGAACTCGGCGAAGGGCTCCCTCACCCAGATCGCGTGGCCCACGATTTTGCTGGTGGGTGGCATCGTCACGTATGTCTCTATGCTTGAACGCCATGGAATCATCGAATGGGTGGGCGGAATGGCGGCGGGCCTCGGCACTCCGAAAATCGCAGCAGTCATCATTCTGTTCGTCGGTGCGGTGGTCTCCGCATTCGCCTCGACCACCGGCATCCTCGGCGCACTCATCCCGCTTTCGGTCCCCTTCCTCGTGACGGCCACCGGGGAACCCGCCCTCGTCAACGCCACGATGCTCATCGCCGCGCTCTGCGTCTCATCTTCCGCAGTGGACGTCTCACCGTTCTCAACTAACGGAGCCTTGGCGATTGCCAACTCGGGCCACCAGAGCGAATACATCTACAAGAAACTCTTCATGTGGTGCTGGATTCTCATCGTGACCGTGCCGCTCCTTACGTGGGTGACAATGATCCTGCCTCCGTGGGGCGGCTGA
- a CDS encoding AI-2E family transporter, with protein sequence MFFALRDGEHLPGWIARVSGQEPNLVKEVYRLTQQSMRGYVKGTAVTAIVTAPIFMIPLLLLKVPLAFPIFILYFFLSFIPFLGAWITGAFAMLIALSSGGLGTAAIVLLCLLVSNGTIQSTVNSWALGSSLRMHPVAVLIATMVGGSVAGVLGMVLGPPMLSACVRAAGAIRAAGAVHVADVTASRP encoded by the coding sequence TTGTTCTTCGCACTGCGTGACGGCGAGCATCTTCCGGGATGGATCGCACGCGTGAGTGGTCAGGAGCCGAACCTTGTGAAGGAGGTCTATCGCCTCACGCAGCAGTCCATGCGAGGGTACGTTAAGGGGACTGCAGTAACGGCAATTGTGACGGCACCAATCTTCATGATCCCGCTGTTACTGCTGAAGGTACCGCTGGCTTTCCCCATCTTCATTCTGTATTTCTTTCTCTCATTCATTCCTTTCCTCGGTGCTTGGATTACGGGTGCATTTGCCATGTTGATTGCACTGAGTTCGGGCGGCCTCGGAACGGCTGCAATCGTGTTGCTTTGCCTGCTTGTCTCCAACGGAACCATTCAGAGCACTGTGAACTCATGGGCGCTCGGGAGTTCCCTGCGGATGCATCCCGTTGCGGTGCTGATTGCCACGATGGTTGGTGGAAGCGTGGCGGGGGTACTTGGAATGGTGTTGGGGCCTCCCATGCTCTCCGCATGCGTGCGCGCGGCCGGTGCAATTCGTGCGGCCGGTGCTGTTCATGTGGCCGACGTGACTGCCTCACGGCCTTGA
- a CDS encoding MFS transporter yields the protein MKKPQVVSATGWAYFPIAFAARFPYAMLVVGVLTLVVSQRESVALGGLNSAAVGIGTALCGPLLGYAADRFGQRLTLLTASVLNSAAIIILVCVVTSTLPDWAVLVSAFAVGATAPQVAPMSRTRLVHAVTREYSPSQSFRVLNTVMAYESAVDEVVFVFGPVAVGVLAVAFSPVVAVVSAALLTLVFVAAFALHHTARTGGEQNESHERVSVRGVFTPGIAVAALGALGIGLVFGSTLTSLTAFLDTTGSADLAGVIYGCLGVGSTILALSVSVFPDSFALAQRWLCFGGVMVVAAFAFSATGTVTLLCVTLVLIGVGIGPTLVTVYSIGSKRAPAGATATALTILGSGVVLGQSLASAFTGSVAENFGAETAMLIPGFSALVVLITAIWNSRMPETSGVSETEREAVGEVVGEVVGEADEAHASARADVLS from the coding sequence ATGAAGAAGCCACAGGTGGTCTCTGCAACTGGATGGGCGTATTTCCCCATCGCATTTGCCGCACGTTTCCCGTATGCCATGTTGGTTGTTGGTGTACTCACCCTTGTTGTGTCGCAGCGCGAATCCGTGGCTCTGGGTGGATTGAACTCAGCGGCTGTTGGAATCGGAACGGCGTTGTGTGGACCGCTCTTGGGGTACGCCGCAGACCGGTTCGGTCAGCGCCTCACACTTCTCACAGCTTCCGTGCTCAACTCCGCAGCGATCATCATCTTGGTGTGCGTGGTGACCAGCACTTTGCCTGATTGGGCCGTATTGGTCAGCGCATTTGCCGTTGGTGCAACTGCCCCTCAGGTGGCACCAATGTCACGTACCCGGTTGGTGCACGCGGTCACCCGCGAGTATTCGCCGTCGCAATCATTCCGAGTTCTCAACACAGTCATGGCCTACGAATCGGCAGTGGACGAAGTTGTCTTTGTCTTTGGGCCCGTTGCCGTGGGCGTTCTGGCCGTCGCTTTCTCACCTGTGGTCGCAGTTGTTTCCGCTGCGCTTCTCACCCTCGTATTCGTTGCTGCTTTCGCCCTGCATCACACTGCACGCACCGGCGGCGAACAGAATGAGAGTCACGAACGCGTGTCCGTGCGCGGCGTGTTTACTCCCGGGATTGCCGTTGCGGCATTGGGAGCGCTGGGTATCGGGCTCGTATTCGGTTCCACACTCACTTCGTTGACCGCCTTCCTAGATACCACAGGTTCCGCAGACCTGGCTGGCGTCATATATGGCTGCTTGGGTGTGGGTTCCACGATCTTGGCACTTTCCGTTTCTGTGTTCCCTGATTCCTTCGCACTGGCACAGCGGTGGCTGTGCTTTGGCGGTGTGATGGTTGTTGCCGCGTTCGCGTTTTCCGCAACTGGCACGGTTACACTCCTGTGCGTGACGCTCGTATTGATCGGCGTTGGAATCGGACCAACACTTGTCACTGTGTACTCGATCGGTTCCAAGCGTGCACCTGCCGGTGCGACCGCCACGGCACTCACGATTCTGGGATCCGGCGTGGTGCTGGGCCAGTCCTTGGCATCCGCATTCACAGGTTCGGTTGCTGAGAACTTCGGCGCAGAAACCGCAATGCTCATCCCCGGATTCTCCGCACTAGTGGTGTTGATCACTGCAATTTGGAATTCCCGCATGCCGGAAACCTCTGGCGTATCCGAAACCGAGCGCGAAGCTGTTGGCGAAGTTGTTGGCGAGGTTGTTGGCGAAGCCGACGAAGCTCACGCAAGCGCCAGAGCCGACGTTCTCTCCTGA
- a CDS encoding methylated-DNA--[protein]-cysteine S-methyltransferase, with protein MTVTRHYPTPIGTLALVSDGTHLLSCDFVESSSTKVEPPATDVESPATTSSSETEPAHDPVLDQTVQWLDEYLAGNNPSIADLPLRPAGTEFRQKVWDILRTIPYGGLMTYGEIAKLIAQAEGKSIMSSRAVGGAVGHNPLPIIVPCHRVVGGSRNLTGYSGGMDRKIWLLRHEGVELAGMRMPDGSTLDV; from the coding sequence ATGACCGTCACCCGCCACTACCCCACCCCGATTGGCACACTGGCCCTGGTCAGCGACGGTACGCACCTTCTTTCGTGCGACTTCGTGGAGTCATCCTCCACGAAGGTAGAACCACCCGCAACGGACGTCGAATCGCCCGCGACGACGTCGTCGTCGGAAACAGAACCCGCCCACGACCCTGTTCTGGACCAAACCGTTCAATGGCTGGACGAATACCTTGCGGGCAACAATCCGAGCATTGCGGATCTTCCATTGCGGCCCGCAGGCACCGAATTCCGCCAGAAGGTCTGGGACATCCTGCGCACAATCCCCTACGGCGGACTCATGACATATGGCGAGATCGCCAAACTGATCGCTCAAGCGGAGGGCAAATCAATAATGTCGTCCCGGGCCGTGGGCGGAGCCGTTGGCCACAACCCTTTGCCAATCATCGTGCCGTGCCACCGCGTGGTTGGCGGCTCCCGAAACCTGACCGGCTACTCCGGTGGAATGGATCGCAAGATCTGGCTCCTTCGTCACGAGGGAGTCGAGCTCGCAGGCATGCGCATGCCGGACGGTTCCACGTTGGACGTCTGA
- a CDS encoding flavodoxin, whose amino-acid sequence MLDVGNTQIVAEMITGLIDADVYRIEAAEPYSSEYDATVQSNQQEIQDDAHPAIANPLPSLDNYAVVLLGSPVWAMQEPMIMRTFVEAENGLAGITAYPFVTYAVSGMGSVAANYERLYPDATWGEGLAVQGEEAQDARGDVEAWLEQIGLL is encoded by the coding sequence ATTCTCGACGTCGGTAACACACAGATCGTCGCCGAGATGATAACCGGCCTCATTGACGCGGATGTGTATCGAATCGAGGCTGCGGAACCCTACTCGTCTGAATATGACGCGACCGTCCAAAGCAACCAGCAAGAGATTCAAGATGATGCTCACCCTGCCATCGCGAACCCGCTACCGTCATTGGACAACTACGCCGTCGTTTTGCTGGGTAGCCCGGTGTGGGCAATGCAGGAGCCGATGATAATGCGTACGTTCGTCGAGGCTGAGAACGGACTCGCCGGCATAACCGCCTACCCCTTTGTTACGTACGCTGTGAGCGGCATGGGTTCGGTGGCCGCCAACTATGAACGCCTGTACCCAGATGCGACATGGGGCGAGGGTCTGGCCGTGCAGGGTGAGGAAGCACAGGACGCGCGAGGCGACGTCGAGGCATGGCTGGAACAGATCGGTTTGCTATGA
- a CDS encoding fructose bisphosphate aldolase — MNNEQAERMKSGSGFIAALDQSGGSTPKALLLYGIGKDSYNNDAAMFDLVHAMRERIVTSPAFSGEHILGSILFEQTIGREFAGQPAADYLWETKHVIPILKVDKGLVELEDGVQLMKPNPGLDDLLARANAARIFGTKMRSVIQSANPAGIARIVSQQFETAHQIAAAGLVPILEPEITITAPDKKDSEEILLEEITKRLEAEPFPLPIMFKLSIPEVDDFYAPLIAHPAVLRVVALSGGFSRTEANERLARNHGLIASFSRALTEGLSVSQTDAEFDAMLTASINSIYQASLT; from the coding sequence ATGAACAATGAACAAGCAGAGCGAATGAAGTCCGGCAGCGGTTTTATCGCGGCCCTTGACCAAAGCGGTGGCAGTACGCCAAAGGCACTTTTGCTCTATGGAATCGGCAAGGACAGTTACAACAACGACGCCGCAATGTTCGATCTGGTGCACGCCATGCGGGAACGCATCGTCACCAGCCCAGCGTTCAGCGGCGAACACATTCTGGGATCAATCCTGTTCGAACAGACAATTGGCCGGGAGTTCGCTGGTCAACCAGCCGCCGACTACCTCTGGGAAACCAAGCACGTAATACCCATCCTCAAAGTCGACAAGGGTTTGGTGGAGCTGGAGGACGGCGTCCAGCTGATGAAGCCCAATCCCGGCTTGGATGACTTGCTCGCACGGGCTAATGCGGCCCGTATTTTCGGCACGAAGATGCGTTCGGTCATCCAGTCCGCTAACCCGGCCGGCATTGCACGCATCGTCTCCCAGCAATTCGAAACGGCCCATCAGATCGCCGCGGCGGGGTTGGTCCCCATTCTCGAACCCGAGATCACCATCACCGCACCCGATAAGAAGGACAGTGAGGAGATCCTCCTCGAAGAGATCACGAAGCGGTTGGAGGCAGAACCCTTCCCACTACCAATCATGTTCAAGTTGAGCATCCCGGAAGTAGACGACTTCTACGCGCCACTCATCGCCCATCCGGCGGTGCTTCGAGTGGTGGCGCTTTCAGGTGGATTCAGCCGCACAGAGGCGAACGAGCGGCTCGCTCGCAACCACGGGCTCATTGCCAGCTTCTCGCGAGCACTGACTGAGGGCCTATCGGTTTCCCAGACAGATGCGGAGTTCGATGCGATGCTGACGGCGTCGATCAACTCGATCTATCAAGCTTCCTTGACCTGA
- a CDS encoding ClC family H(+)/Cl(-) exchange transporter yields MSSRTFPTTSSSGIVGTDIRVPRSDRPDRELACCETIDHVWHLFVERIGQLVASRRWRIARNGILAGLVAGGVASLYRFCIEEAGSAAVTAYDFVGRHPLAVLAWGGAAAAMAVAVWLLLKWEPKASGSGIPQVKGFLVGRLGMRSVPVVVTRFLGGTGGALFGLSLGREGPSIHIGAAVAKLLSRPLRATREEEDHLVTSGASAGLAAAFNAPVSGILFGIEGLHRSFSPLVIASASTGALAAGAVSTLLFGSHPILQFGTLPELPLSGLWMVLPLGILTGGVGALVNRILLKSQGLARLPGPTGMMIALAVALVAGIVLPQVLGGGESLIGWAEQAATGAGFVALLLLAKIAFTAVSFGSGIPGGIFMPILAIGTLTGAGYSLVIEAWGAPAGNQAILAVCGMAGLLAASVRTPLTSILLTAEMSGSLSHLLPVAVVVILAVFTADALRVPPIYDALLRRMLAPAEV; encoded by the coding sequence TTGTCATCGAGAACATTTCCGACGACGTCGTCGTCGGGCATCGTTGGAACGGACATCCGGGTCCCGCGCAGTGACCGGCCGGATCGCGAGTTGGCCTGCTGCGAGACAATTGACCACGTGTGGCATCTCTTTGTGGAACGTATTGGTCAGTTGGTGGCGTCGCGCAGGTGGAGAATCGCGCGTAACGGAATCCTCGCGGGTCTGGTGGCCGGAGGGGTGGCGAGCCTCTACCGGTTCTGCATTGAAGAGGCGGGCAGCGCGGCCGTGACGGCATACGACTTCGTGGGGCGGCATCCGCTGGCGGTTCTTGCTTGGGGAGGCGCGGCAGCAGCAATGGCCGTCGCTGTGTGGCTGCTGCTCAAGTGGGAGCCGAAGGCGTCCGGCTCAGGAATTCCGCAGGTCAAGGGCTTTCTCGTCGGGCGTTTGGGCATGCGTTCCGTGCCTGTCGTCGTCACGCGCTTCCTCGGCGGTACAGGCGGCGCGCTCTTCGGCCTGTCCCTGGGCAGGGAGGGGCCGTCCATTCACATCGGCGCGGCAGTGGCGAAGCTGCTTTCCCGCCCGCTGCGTGCCACCCGCGAGGAGGAGGATCACCTCGTCACGAGCGGCGCATCCGCAGGCTTGGCCGCGGCGTTCAACGCGCCGGTTTCCGGAATACTCTTCGGCATCGAGGGTCTCCATCGCAGCTTCTCACCGCTCGTCATTGCCTCGGCCTCCACGGGCGCGCTCGCGGCGGGCGCTGTCTCCACGTTGCTCTTCGGCTCGCATCCCATTCTGCAGTTCGGCACGCTGCCGGAGCTTCCCCTTTCGGGTCTGTGGATGGTGCTTCCGCTCGGGATCCTCACCGGTGGCGTCGGCGCTCTCGTCAATAGAATTCTGCTGAAATCGCAGGGCTTGGCGCGCTTGCCGGGACCGACCGGCATGATGATCGCTCTGGCGGTCGCCCTCGTGGCGGGGATCGTGCTTCCCCAAGTGCTCGGCGGGGGTGAGTCGCTCATCGGATGGGCGGAACAGGCGGCAACCGGGGCTGGGTTCGTAGCGCTGTTGTTGCTGGCCAAGATCGCGTTCACCGCGGTCAGCTTTGGTTCCGGGATCCCCGGAGGAATCTTCATGCCGATCCTCGCGATCGGAACACTGACGGGCGCCGGATACTCGCTGGTCATTGAGGCGTGGGGAGCGCCAGCCGGGAACCAGGCGATACTCGCGGTGTGTGGAATGGCGGGGCTGCTTGCGGCGAGCGTGCGGACTCCACTGACGTCCATCCTGCTCACCGCGGAGATGAGCGGCAGCCTCTCGCACCTGTTGCCCGTCGCCGTGGTGGTGATCCTCGCGGTGTTCACCGCTGACGCCCTGCGCGTACCCCCGATCTACGACGCCCTGCTCCGCCGGATGCTCGCGCCTGCCGAGGTCTGA
- a CDS encoding cupin domain-containing protein codes for MSDQGFDGVFPRGEANTAFGKYFIGRSYLNMLTTEGMGVGFVTFEPGCRNNWHIHHASKGGGQILLCTAGSGWYQAEGEEPVSMVAGSVVQIPTGQKHWHGAKADSWFSHIAIEVPGEDTGTEWLEPVANEYYGKLPQA; via the coding sequence ATGAGCGATCAGGGTTTCGATGGCGTTTTCCCGCGAGGGGAAGCGAATACGGCTTTTGGCAAGTACTTCATTGGCCGGAGCTACCTCAACATGCTGACCACGGAAGGTATGGGGGTGGGCTTCGTAACCTTTGAGCCCGGGTGCCGCAACAACTGGCACATCCACCACGCCTCGAAGGGTGGCGGGCAGATTCTGTTGTGCACGGCGGGCAGCGGCTGGTACCAAGCCGAGGGCGAGGAGCCGGTGAGCATGGTTGCCGGTTCCGTGGTACAGATTCCCACAGGTCAGAAGCACTGGCACGGAGCGAAGGCCGATTCCTGGTTCAGTCATATCGCCATAGAGGTTCCCGGTGAGGACACTGGAACGGAGTGGCTGGAGCCGGTCGCTAACGAGTACTACGGCAAGCTGCCGCAGGCCTGA
- a CDS encoding SNF2-related protein: protein MAAVVTSYQAKYFTHELARNYANDQVGKLAGLLFDAQVEPKPHQIDAALFVLQTPFLPGVLLADEVGLGKTIEAGIVISQYWAERRRRILIVTPSSLRQQWQQELMEKFLIPSTILDSSSASGVLSHNGIRPQEVLICSYDFVVRHESDLVRPWDLVVSDEAHRLRNFWKKTIKSANVMARISRGSHKTVLLTATPLQNRLEELFGLVSIFDPEYFYSLGAFRERYVKNRDLFGDDDLVERVATISKRTLRRDADKYIHFTQQLPITVEFTPSPDEVRLYDLVNGYLQRDELFAFTASQRHLAALIIRKRLGSSTYAVASTLENIANRLDREVSAGGARGDAANVIGQDFLVGDELTGEILDEAEELDEASSSAEQPSGWSGDSVGAAMAAEVAELREYAALARSITENQKAVKLGEALDLGFERLRELGAPEKAIIFTDSTKTQEYIARSLNQAGRGDGLVLFNGKNDSPEQTAIYEEWRKKNKDGDLVTGIAAVDRRKALVDYFRAEGTIMIATEAAAEGINLQFCSMLVNYDLPWNPQRVEQRIGRVHRFGQKHNVVVVNFSNKGNIAEQRILELLANKFQLFSSVFGASDEVLGAIEDGLDFEKTISNILTRCKTAEELDSAFKELEEQYAGEISREMASAKAKVFDNLDPHVQDRLKAYDTQSGEVLNKFERLLLAVTRHELDRFATFEGDGRTFVLNESPVKDAPTGRYFFKSTPQENHHQYRFAGPLAQYVVASAKAHATPARELTFSVGQSERPTSAVKALVGTSGTMTANLLTFTMKAREEDISESYMLAGALTDEGRWLDDEYVTDILDLACVEVGTECAPIDAAGFGPHLEERRVALEGEVQERNSRYYNEQEELLYRNRQDRKAEHEAKVREYRTKEKEARKRARQTTGVEQLRFKKEASRWGQRIEEADADFGDAARKMRAESNKFLELIEQSLQGTQAIEHLFTIRWRVVG from the coding sequence ATGGCAGCAGTCGTCACGAGCTATCAAGCCAAGTACTTCACGCACGAACTGGCCCGCAATTATGCCAATGACCAAGTGGGGAAGCTTGCCGGATTACTCTTCGATGCGCAGGTGGAGCCCAAGCCGCATCAGATTGATGCTGCGCTGTTTGTGTTGCAAACACCGTTTCTTCCGGGCGTCTTACTGGCCGACGAAGTCGGTTTGGGAAAGACAATCGAGGCCGGCATTGTTATCTCCCAATACTGGGCGGAGCGGCGGCGGCGTATTCTCATCGTCACGCCGTCGAGCTTGCGCCAGCAGTGGCAGCAGGAACTTATGGAGAAGTTCCTCATTCCGTCCACGATTCTGGACTCGAGTTCGGCCTCCGGGGTGCTCTCCCACAACGGCATCCGCCCGCAAGAAGTGCTCATCTGCTCCTACGATTTCGTGGTGCGCCATGAGTCTGATCTTGTTCGCCCGTGGGACCTCGTGGTTTCCGACGAGGCCCACCGCCTGCGCAACTTCTGGAAGAAAACGATCAAGTCGGCCAACGTCATGGCGCGGATCAGCCGCGGCTCCCACAAAACGGTTCTGCTGACCGCCACGCCACTTCAGAACAGACTCGAGGAACTCTTCGGGCTCGTTTCGATCTTCGACCCGGAGTATTTCTATTCGCTTGGGGCGTTCCGTGAGCGGTATGTCAAGAACCGTGATCTCTTCGGCGATGACGACCTCGTGGAGCGTGTGGCGACGATCTCCAAACGTACGCTGCGCAGGGATGCTGACAAGTACATTCACTTCACGCAGCAGCTGCCGATCACGGTCGAGTTCACGCCCTCACCCGACGAGGTGCGGCTCTACGACCTGGTGAACGGCTATCTGCAACGCGATGAGCTGTTCGCTTTCACAGCAAGTCAACGCCACCTCGCCGCACTCATCATTCGCAAGAGGCTGGGATCATCGACCTACGCTGTTGCAAGCACCCTAGAGAACATCGCGAACCGGCTTGATCGCGAGGTTTCGGCTGGGGGTGCGCGCGGCGATGCTGCGAACGTGATTGGGCAGGACTTCTTGGTTGGCGATGAGCTGACGGGCGAGATCCTTGACGAGGCCGAGGAACTCGACGAAGCATCAAGCTCCGCTGAGCAGCCGTCCGGGTGGTCGGGGGATTCAGTTGGCGCTGCCATGGCTGCCGAGGTTGCGGAGCTGCGCGAATACGCGGCGCTTGCCCGTTCGATCACGGAGAACCAGAAGGCGGTCAAGCTAGGTGAGGCGCTTGACCTTGGTTTCGAGCGCCTGCGTGAGTTGGGTGCTCCAGAGAAGGCCATTATCTTCACTGACTCGACCAAGACGCAAGAGTACATTGCTCGCTCCCTCAACCAAGCTGGCAGGGGCGATGGACTCGTGCTGTTCAACGGAAAGAACGACTCGCCTGAACAAACCGCGATCTACGAGGAATGGCGAAAGAAGAACAAGGACGGTGACCTGGTCACGGGCATTGCGGCTGTGGATCGCCGCAAGGCGCTGGTGGATTACTTCCGTGCCGAGGGCACGATCATGATTGCCACGGAGGCCGCGGCAGAGGGCATCAACCTGCAGTTCTGTTCCATGCTCGTCAACTATGACCTGCCGTGGAATCCGCAGCGGGTCGAGCAGCGCATCGGGCGTGTGCATCGCTTTGGGCAGAAGCACAACGTCGTCGTCGTGAACTTCTCGAACAAGGGCAACATCGCCGAACAGCGCATCCTGGAGCTGCTGGCGAACAAGTTCCAGCTGTTCTCCAGTGTGTTCGGCGCGAGCGACGAGGTGCTTGGTGCGATCGAGGATGGGCTGGACTTCGAGAAGACGATCAGCAATATCCTCACCCGCTGCAAGACCGCCGAGGAACTGGATTCGGCGTTCAAAGAATTGGAGGAACAGTATGCGGGTGAGATCTCTCGCGAGATGGCCAGCGCTAAGGCGAAGGTCTTCGACAACCTCGACCCGCACGTCCAGGACCGCCTCAAGGCGTATGACACGCAGTCTGGCGAGGTGCTCAACAAGTTCGAACGGCTCCTGCTCGCGGTAACCCGGCACGAGCTGGATCGGTTCGCCACGTTCGAGGGTGACGGTCGCACCTTCGTGCTGAACGAGTCGCCCGTGAAGGACGCGCCGACCGGGCGCTACTTCTTCAAGTCCACGCCGCAAGAGAACCACCACCAGTACCGCTTTGCAGGTCCTCTGGCCCAGTACGTGGTCGCTTCGGCGAAAGCGCACGCCACCCCGGCGCGCGAGTTGACGTTCTCGGTAGGGCAATCGGAGCGGCCAACAAGCGCGGTCAAGGCGCTGGTCGGAACCAGCGGCACGATGACTGCCAATCTGCTGACTTTCACCATGAAGGCGCGCGAGGAGGACATCTCGGAGTCCTACATGCTCGCCGGCGCGCTGACCGATGAGGGGCGCTGGCTCGATGACGAATACGTAACAGACATCTTGGATCTTGCCTGCGTCGAGGTTGGTACCGAGTGTGCGCCGATCGACGCCGCGGGGTTCGGGCCGCACCTTGAGGAGCGGAGGGTTGCGCTGGAGGGCGAGGTGCAGGAGCGGAACTCCCGGTACTACAACGAACAGGAAGAGCTGCTGTACCGAAATCGGCAGGATCGCAAGGCTGAACATGAGGCCAAGGTGCGCGAGTATCGCACCAAGGAGAAGGAGGCGCGCAAGCGCGCTCGCCAAACGACGGGCGTTGAGCAGCTTCGGTTCAAGAAGGAAGCGAGCAGGTGGGGGCAACGGATCGAGGAAGCCGACGCGGACTTTGGTGATGCGGCCAGGAAGATGCGGGCTGAGTCCAACAAGTTTCTTGAGCTCATTGAGCAGTCACTCCAGGGGACACAGGCGATCGAACACCTGTTCACGATTCGGTGGAGGGTGGTTGGGTGA